One Mycobacterium kubicae genomic window carries:
- a CDS encoding DNA primase family protein — protein MAYLLAAAYENKLLHVHGIGWHQWDGRRWAADDTGAAHRAVLDVLRRALAESLGDRELRADVRKCESAAGLAGVLEIAAALTVFAATVRDLDADPYLLNTANGTLDLRTQELRPHNPADRITKVCRGAYHPEAAQPAVWEAFLARVLPDGAVRGFVQRLAGLALLGEVREHILPIFTGTGRNGKGTLYKALLYALDDYGHVAEPDLFMHREGAHPTGQMDLLGRRLIVVSESDRDRRLAEATMKRLTGGDPVTARHMRRNFVTFTPSHLPILVTNHLPKVSGDDPAVWARIRVVPFAVCIPSHDQDTELDTKLHCEADGILSWAVAGLADYLAWGLDEPEQVRTATDDYQSESDAARRFIAEECVTTSPALKATTAQLHEAFERWRVRDGAEAMSQRAFGSALDRLGYQAGRPTNGKRWRTGIAVKVSDDEGE, from the coding sequence ATGGCGTACCTGTTGGCCGCGGCCTACGAGAACAAGCTGCTACACGTCCACGGCATCGGCTGGCATCAGTGGGACGGGCGACGGTGGGCAGCCGACGACACCGGGGCCGCCCACCGCGCCGTTCTCGATGTGCTGCGGCGAGCCTTGGCAGAGTCGCTGGGCGATAGGGAGTTGCGGGCGGACGTGCGCAAGTGCGAATCCGCTGCCGGGCTTGCAGGTGTGCTGGAGATCGCCGCTGCGCTAACGGTTTTCGCGGCCACCGTGCGCGACTTGGACGCCGACCCATATCTGCTGAACACCGCCAACGGCACACTTGATCTACGCACGCAGGAGCTTCGGCCGCACAACCCGGCCGACCGCATCACAAAGGTGTGCCGCGGCGCGTACCACCCCGAGGCGGCACAACCAGCAGTGTGGGAGGCGTTCCTGGCGCGGGTGCTACCCGATGGGGCTGTACGCGGATTCGTGCAGCGCCTGGCCGGGCTTGCGCTGCTGGGCGAGGTGCGTGAACACATCCTGCCCATCTTCACCGGCACCGGCCGCAACGGGAAAGGCACCCTGTACAAGGCGCTGTTGTACGCGCTGGACGATTACGGTCACGTGGCTGAACCGGATCTGTTCATGCACCGCGAAGGGGCGCATCCCACCGGCCAGATGGACCTTTTGGGGCGGCGCCTGATAGTGGTGTCGGAGTCTGACCGCGACCGCCGACTGGCCGAGGCCACCATGAAGCGGCTGACCGGGGGCGACCCCGTCACCGCCCGCCACATGCGCCGCAACTTCGTCACCTTTACCCCGTCGCACCTGCCGATCCTGGTCACCAACCACCTGCCGAAGGTGTCCGGTGACGACCCGGCCGTCTGGGCGCGTATCCGCGTGGTGCCGTTCGCCGTCTGCATCCCCAGCCACGACCAGGACACCGAACTGGACACAAAGCTGCACTGCGAAGCTGACGGCATTCTGTCCTGGGCTGTCGCGGGCCTTGCCGACTACCTTGCCTGGGGCCTTGACGAACCCGAACAGGTGCGCACGGCAACCGACGACTACCAGTCCGAGAGCGATGCGGCGCGCCGCTTCATAGCGGAAGAGTGCGTGACGACGAGTCCGGCGCTCAAGGCAACCACCGCGCAGCTTCACGAGGCCTTCGAGCGGTGGCGGGTGCGTGATGGCGCCGAGGCGATGTCGCAGCGGGCGTTCGGTTCAGCGCTAGACCGCCTTGGCTACCAGGCCGGGCGTCCTACCAACGGCAAACGATGGCGCACCGGAATTGCGGTGAAGGTGAGCGACGATGAAGGCGAATAG
- a CDS encoding helix-turn-helix domain-containing protein: MIQRLAGVYLDAYDGAFVVEALDRLAQLTAGPTPARLESVTAKLRRAVRHSAEPPAQPPVPDSVAEQQHSAQPPETTASVRALQRDSVHAGPHVTGTMGTGQAARLLGISANGVRDLARRGRLPASRTGTRWQFDAAAVTAFSQRRAAAQGR, encoded by the coding sequence GTGATTCAGCGGCTGGCCGGTGTGTACCTCGATGCCTATGACGGCGCGTTTGTTGTGGAAGCGCTGGACCGCTTGGCGCAGTTGACGGCTGGGCCGACCCCGGCGCGCCTGGAGTCGGTGACGGCGAAGCTGCGCCGCGCTGTGCGCCACTCGGCCGAACCGCCAGCACAACCACCAGTGCCCGATTCGGTTGCTGAGCAGCAGCATTCGGCGCAACCGCCAGAAACAACCGCCAGTGTGCGTGCACTGCAACGTGATTCGGTGCACGCTGGTCCGCATGTCACCGGCACCATGGGCACCGGCCAGGCCGCACGCCTCCTCGGCATCTCAGCCAACGGGGTCCGCGACCTTGCCCGCCGCGGCCGCCTACCGGCCAGCCGCACCGGCACCCGCTGGCAGTTCGACGCCGCAGCCGTCACCGCTTTTAGCCAGCGGAGGGCCGCGGCGCAGGGCAGGTGA
- a CDS encoding capsid cement protein — translation MSTTRINPYSYAPGANITGEATATISARKFVKISGNRTAAGNLAVAPAAAGDRAFGVAAHDAATGQLVHVARGGVVKVLASGAIAAGAAVQVGAGGAASTAAAGVVVGFAVTGAADGAVAEVAFYA, via the coding sequence ATGTCGACTACCCGCATCAACCCCTACTCGTATGCCCCCGGCGCGAACATCACCGGCGAAGCCACCGCCACCATCAGCGCCCGCAAGTTCGTCAAGATCAGCGGCAACCGCACCGCCGCAGGCAACCTCGCGGTAGCGCCAGCCGCAGCAGGGGACCGCGCGTTCGGAGTGGCCGCCCACGACGCCGCGACCGGTCAGTTGGTGCACGTGGCCCGCGGCGGCGTCGTCAAAGTCCTTGCCTCCGGGGCCATCGCCGCCGGTGCCGCCGTCCAGGTCGGCGCAGGGGGTGCAGCCTCAACCGCCGCGGCGGGCGTCGTGGTCGGGTTCGCCGTCACCGGGGCCGCCGACGGCGCCGTCGCCGAAGTGGCGTTCTACGCCTAA
- a CDS encoding major capsid protein encodes MTSPLIPTLSGQQLTVDAALKHPSIIQTRIAKLADKQLLLGKFFRQLGTQVQGGALLYSTITAADYYAAGGMEKRTPGAEYAVIEGVAPEPRLAPVEDWGAKAILPAEAILRNDANLLDNTVTQLSNTLARKLDTRAVAALQAASIGSLAPAAGWDDLVMVGPLDAITPSADRPSAHWAEAQEMADLEELGVQHDLLIVHPEQAKQLRVAYAENLDAALESAGFTNGMFANPRIPIGQAFVLEQGAVGTVGFELPLTVDIWEEKGTRSWVLQVYAVPAMAVDRPYAAKKITGLS; translated from the coding sequence ATGACTTCACCGCTCATCCCCACCCTGTCCGGGCAGCAGTTGACCGTCGATGCCGCGCTCAAGCATCCGTCAATCATCCAGACCCGCATCGCCAAGCTGGCCGACAAGCAACTGCTGCTCGGCAAGTTCTTCCGCCAATTGGGAACGCAGGTGCAGGGCGGCGCGCTGCTCTACAGCACCATCACCGCCGCCGACTACTACGCCGCAGGTGGCATGGAGAAGCGCACACCGGGCGCGGAGTACGCCGTCATCGAAGGCGTGGCACCCGAGCCGCGGCTAGCACCCGTGGAGGACTGGGGCGCCAAGGCCATCCTGCCTGCCGAGGCGATCTTGCGGAATGACGCAAACCTGTTGGACAACACTGTAACTCAGCTCTCGAATACCCTTGCTCGTAAGTTGGATACCCGTGCGGTGGCCGCCCTCCAGGCCGCCAGCATCGGCAGCCTGGCACCCGCGGCCGGATGGGATGACCTGGTCATGGTGGGGCCGCTGGATGCCATCACCCCATCGGCAGACCGGCCAAGTGCCCACTGGGCCGAGGCGCAAGAGATGGCCGATTTGGAAGAGCTTGGTGTGCAACACGATTTGCTCATTGTGCACCCAGAGCAGGCCAAGCAGCTACGCGTCGCCTACGCCGAGAACCTGGACGCCGCACTGGAATCCGCGGGCTTCACCAACGGCATGTTCGCCAACCCCCGCATCCCCATCGGGCAAGCTTTCGTCCTCGAACAGGGCGCAGTGGGCACGGTCGGCTTCGAACTGCCGCTCACCGTGGACATCTGGGAAGAGAAGGGCACCCGGTCGTGGGTGCTGCAGGTCTACGCCGTGCCCGCCATGGCCGTCGACCGGCCCTACGCCGCCAAGAAAATCACCGGCCTCAGCTAG